One Keratinibaculum paraultunense genomic window carries:
- a CDS encoding cell division protein FtsA — protein sequence MKNTFDDLVFSLDIGTRTIIGIVAQHTEDEKINILGYSIKEHDRRNMYDGQIHDIEGVTKIVEEIVEELEGKLNVKLKKVSIAAAGRSLKTCKVRVDKKIDETLEITKNMVDALELEAVQKAQNIVNEEQNNNKLKYYSIDYSVINYYLDDNVMTKLDGHRGEKIGVELLATFLPQMVIESLYTVISRAGLEVGTITLEPIAAINVAIKEDLRLLNLALVDIGAGTSDIAITKDGNIIAYAMTSKAGDEITEILSKKYLLDFTSSEKLKTQLNSKDKHNFNNIVGMKYELTTEEIVNDIYDIIDEISREIAEKILEFNGKAPSAVFLIGGSSQMPGLKECLAKNLGLPKERVSIRDISFIENIEGMDNNINGPDMITPIGIAIESLNKKYNNLIEIKFNGKEIRLFNVDKVKVSDILVLTGYNPRDLLPKLGEDFIYFVNGDKKTLTGGIGKPAEIYINNKIGNLNTSLQNGDVVEIKKGTKGEKMIPYLYDCIPREKIIFINEKPFNLIKYVKVNGIKIEGNPKLKEGDKIEIIEINTVEELLEYLNEDVSIERILLNGKKIKGNEKLEVNDQLLFLPTNNIHLIINGKEITIKHEKKEFLFVDIFNYIDFDLTKPKGKLVLKLNGEDAEYMAPLKDGDTIQIFWNK from the coding sequence ATGAAAAACACATTTGATGATTTAGTTTTTTCTTTAGACATTGGAACTAGAACTATCATTGGGATAGTTGCTCAACATACAGAAGATGAAAAGATTAATATACTAGGTTATTCAATAAAAGAACACGATAGGCGCAATATGTACGATGGACAGATCCACGATATTGAGGGAGTTACTAAAATAGTAGAGGAGATAGTAGAAGAGCTAGAAGGGAAATTAAATGTTAAATTGAAAAAGGTTTCTATTGCTGCAGCTGGCAGATCTTTAAAAACCTGTAAGGTAAGAGTGGATAAAAAAATAGATGAGACTTTAGAAATAACAAAAAACATGGTGGATGCTTTAGAATTAGAAGCAGTACAAAAAGCTCAAAACATAGTAAATGAAGAACAAAACAATAACAAGTTGAAGTATTATAGCATAGATTATAGTGTTATAAATTATTATTTAGATGATAATGTTATGACTAAATTAGATGGACACAGAGGAGAAAAAATTGGGGTAGAATTATTAGCTACTTTTTTGCCACAAATGGTAATAGAAAGTTTATATACAGTTATTTCAAGAGCGGGACTTGAGGTGGGAACCATAACTTTAGAACCTATAGCAGCAATAAATGTAGCAATAAAAGAAGATTTAAGATTACTAAATTTAGCTCTAGTGGATATTGGTGCTGGTACTTCAGATATAGCTATAACAAAGGATGGAAATATCATAGCTTATGCTATGACATCTAAAGCAGGGGATGAAATAACAGAGATTTTATCTAAAAAATATCTGTTGGATTTTACATCTAGCGAAAAATTAAAAACACAACTTAATTCAAAGGATAAACATAATTTTAATAATATAGTGGGTATGAAGTATGAGCTTACTACTGAGGAGATTGTTAATGACATATATGATATTATAGATGAAATTTCAAGAGAAATTGCAGAAAAAATACTGGAATTTAATGGTAAAGCACCTAGTGCTGTTTTTTTAATTGGAGGAAGCAGCCAAATGCCAGGACTTAAGGAATGTTTAGCAAAAAATTTAGGTCTTCCAAAGGAAAGGGTATCTATTAGGGATATTAGTTTTATTGAAAATATTGAAGGAATGGATAATAATATTAATGGACCAGATATGATAACTCCTATAGGAATAGCTATAGAAAGTTTGAATAAGAAATATAATAATTTAATTGAAATAAAATTTAATGGTAAAGAAATTCGATTATTTAATGTAGATAAAGTTAAAGTATCAGATATATTGGTACTTACAGGATATAATCCAAGGGATTTATTACCTAAACTCGGAGAAGATTTTATATATTTTGTAAATGGAGATAAAAAAACCTTGACTGGGGGAATAGGAAAACCAGCTGAAATATATATAAATAATAAAATAGGGAATTTAAATACTTCATTACAAAATGGAGATGTAGTAGAGATAAAAAAAGGAACTAAGGGTGAAAAAATGATTCCTTATTTGTATGATTGTATACCTAGGGAAAAAATTATATTCATTAATGAAAAACCTTTTAATTTGATTAAATATGTTAAAGTAAATGGAATAAAAATAGAAGGAAATCCTAAACTTAAAGAAGGAGATAAGATTGAAATAATTGAAATAAATACTGTGGAGGAATTATTGGAATATTTAAATGAGGATGTATCTATAGAACGTATATTATTAAATGGGAAAAAGATTAAAGGAAATGAAAAATTAGAGGTTAATGATCAATTATTATTTTTACCTACTAATAATATACATTTAATAATAAACGGAAAAGAAATTACTATTAAACATGAGAAAAAAGAGTTTTTATTTGTGGATATATTTAATTACATAGATTTTGATTTAACTAAGCCTAAAGGAAAACTAGTACTTAAATTAAATGGTGAAGATGCAGAATATATGGCTCCTTTAAAAGATGGAGATACAATTCAAATATTTTGGAATAAATAG
- a CDS encoding VanW family protein codes for MERTKKRSLNLLILLISITAIILGLGAYGYYKVLSTNQIYEGVSVDEFDLSFKTKEEALNFIRSSKEKELDEKNMVLSYEDKVYDINIREFDFKYNYDDAVNKAYSIGRKGNIINRITDIIDTKKNGVNISLNSSYDKNKINEFAGRIAQEIDLEMKEAEFHFNNGNITITDEVIGKKVKQEELIQLIENNIYDLNPIEIPVEIIKPTRTRELLSRINGVIAEYFTSFKGSKKERIENIKISAQALSKKIIMPGEIFSFNEVVGPRKKEFGYKEANIIKKGEFIPDVGGGVCQTSTTLYNALLLADVEIIERSPHSVPVKYVNLGQDAAVSYGFLDLKFRNNFDFPLFIHSRIMGDRLHIYIYGDKASKNYSIKIEPKVVETIEPKEEIVEDSALEPGTKELVQEGRKGYKVHTYKHIIKNGKIVETKLISRDFYKPRNYIYKTGRGSHEQEITIDEKE; via the coding sequence ATGGAAAGAACAAAAAAGAGAAGTCTAAATCTATTAATTCTATTAATTAGTATAACCGCTATTATTCTAGGATTAGGTGCTTATGGATATTATAAAGTATTAAGTACAAATCAAATATATGAGGGTGTTAGTGTTGACGAATTTGATTTAAGTTTTAAAACTAAAGAAGAAGCTTTAAATTTTATAAGAAGCAGTAAAGAAAAAGAATTAGATGAAAAAAACATGGTATTGAGTTATGAGGATAAAGTATATGATATAAATATAAGGGAATTTGATTTCAAATATAATTATGATGATGCAGTAAATAAAGCATATTCTATAGGAAGAAAAGGTAATATAATAAATAGAATAACGGATATAATAGATACTAAAAAAAATGGAGTAAATATAAGTTTAAATTCTAGCTATGATAAGAATAAAATTAATGAATTTGCAGGAAGGATTGCCCAGGAAATAGATTTGGAGATGAAAGAAGCTGAATTTCATTTTAATAATGGAAATATAACTATTACAGATGAAGTCATAGGGAAAAAAGTAAAACAAGAAGAATTAATTCAATTAATTGAAAATAATATATATGATTTAAATCCTATTGAGATACCAGTTGAAATTATAAAACCAACTAGAACCAGAGAATTGTTAAGTAGGATCAATGGTGTGATTGCAGAGTATTTTACATCTTTCAAAGGAAGTAAAAAGGAGAGAATTGAGAATATTAAAATATCAGCTCAGGCTCTCAGCAAAAAAATCATAATGCCAGGAGAAATATTTTCTTTTAATGAAGTTGTTGGACCTAGAAAGAAAGAATTTGGATACAAGGAAGCAAATATAATTAAAAAAGGGGAATTTATTCCTGATGTAGGTGGTGGAGTTTGTCAAACATCAACCACATTGTATAATGCACTTTTGTTAGCAGATGTAGAAATTATAGAAAGATCACCTCATTCTGTACCAGTAAAATATGTTAATCTTGGACAGGATGCAGCAGTATCTTATGGTTTTTTGGATTTGAAATTTAGAAATAATTTTGATTTTCCTCTTTTTATCCATTCTAGAATTATGGGAGATAGGCTTCATATATATATATACGGGGATAAAGCTTCTAAGAATTACAGTATAAAAATAGAACCAAAGGTAGTGGAAACTATAGAGCCAAAAGAGGAGATAGTAGAAGATAGTGCATTAGAGCCGGGAACCAAAGAATTAGTTCAAGAAGGAAGAAAGGGCTATAAGGTTCATACTTATAAACATATAATAAAAAATGGTAAAATTGTAGAAACTAAACTTATTTCTCGAGATTTTTATAAACCAAGGAATTATATATATAAGACAGGGAGAGGGAGTCACGAACAAGAAATTACTATTGATGAAAAAGAATAA
- a CDS encoding ABC transporter substrate-binding protein, with amino-acid sequence MNNMRKNKFVVLLLISLLIMTLFVGCTSNNQSNVKEPKENSNEVSKSAVEYPLEIEDQFGNKLVFEKAPEKIVSLAPSHTEILFSLGLGDNLVGVTSFCDYPEEAKTKEQVGSFKEINIERIIELEPDMVFQYGPGDESINNNLKEAGIKVISYEPETIDEVINLIKTVGMITNKTEEAEKVTKEMIDKKNSIVEKTKDVEKVKVFYEIWHDPLTAAGPGSFMDELITLAGGDNIAKDADSPYPQFDVEKLIERDPEVYLAAADMEERSPESIKQRPGYESITAIKNDKIYSLEPNIVSRPGPRIVEALELVAKAIHPELFK; translated from the coding sequence ATGAACAATATGAGAAAAAATAAATTTGTTGTATTGTTGCTGATATCTTTACTAATTATGACTTTATTTGTAGGTTGTACTTCTAATAATCAGTCTAATGTTAAAGAACCAAAAGAAAATAGTAATGAAGTGTCAAAATCAGCTGTAGAATATCCTTTAGAAATAGAGGATCAATTTGGTAATAAATTAGTATTTGAAAAGGCACCAGAGAAAATAGTATCTTTGGCACCAAGTCATACGGAGATATTATTTAGTCTAGGTTTAGGAGATAATCTAGTAGGAGTAACATCTTTCTGTGATTATCCAGAAGAGGCAAAAACTAAAGAGCAAGTAGGAAGTTTTAAAGAAATAAATATAGAAAGAATTATTGAATTAGAACCTGATATGGTATTTCAATATGGTCCAGGAGATGAAAGTATAAATAATAATTTGAAAGAGGCAGGAATAAAAGTTATATCTTATGAGCCAGAAACTATAGATGAAGTTATAAATTTGATAAAGACTGTGGGTATGATAACTAACAAAACTGAAGAAGCTGAAAAAGTAACTAAAGAAATGATAGACAAAAAAAATTCGATTGTAGAAAAAACTAAGGATGTAGAAAAAGTGAAAGTGTTTTATGAAATTTGGCATGATCCATTAACTGCAGCAGGACCAGGTTCTTTCATGGATGAATTAATAACCTTGGCTGGAGGAGATAATATAGCAAAGGATGCAGATAGTCCCTATCCTCAATTTGATGTAGAAAAATTAATTGAAAGAGATCCGGAAGTATATTTAGCAGCTGCTGATATGGAGGAAAGAAGTCCTGAATCCATTAAACAAAGACCAGGATATGAAAGCATTACTGCTATAAAAAATGATAAGATTTATTCATTAGAACCTAATATAGTATCGCGCCCAGGACCTAGAATAGTGGAGGCTTTGGAACTAGTAGCTAAGGCTATTCATCCTGAATTATTTAAATAA